Proteins found in one Herbiconiux sp. A18JL235 genomic segment:
- a CDS encoding glutamate synthase subunit beta, which yields MADPKGFLKTQERELPARRPVSLRLMDWKEVYEQGDMATVRRQAGRCMDCGIPFCHHGCPLGNLIPEWNDLTWRDEGRQAIERLHATNNFPEFTGRLCPAPCEASCVLGINQPAVTIKQVEQSIIDQAFANGWVQPHPPERLTGKTVAVVGSGPAGLAAAQQLTRAGHTVAVYERDDRIGGLLRYGIPDFKMEKKHLEARLTQMMAEGTRFRAGIEIGVDIAWDELRARYDAVIVCTGATVPRDLPIPGRDLDGVHFAMEYLVQQNKVGAGDDLLGQIDAEGKHVVVLGGGDTGADCIGTAHRQGALSVTNLAIGKQPPAERPETQPWPMFPNLFEVASAHEEGGERKFLASTVEFLSNESGEVRAIRVAETEYLDGRRVPKAGTEYEIPADLVLLALGFTGAESEQLDGQLGTRFERGAIERDGDYQSTVPGVFVAGDAGRGQSLIVWAIAEGRAAASAVDRYLEGSTELPFPVKPTDRAISV from the coding sequence GTGGCTGATCCCAAGGGCTTCCTGAAGACGCAGGAGCGCGAGCTCCCCGCCCGCCGGCCGGTCTCGCTCCGGCTCATGGACTGGAAAGAGGTCTACGAGCAGGGCGACATGGCCACCGTGCGGCGGCAGGCCGGGCGCTGCATGGACTGCGGCATCCCGTTCTGCCACCACGGCTGCCCGCTCGGCAACCTCATCCCCGAGTGGAACGACCTCACCTGGCGCGACGAGGGCCGACAGGCCATCGAGCGGCTGCACGCGACGAACAACTTCCCGGAGTTCACCGGGCGGCTCTGCCCCGCCCCGTGCGAGGCGTCGTGCGTGCTCGGCATCAACCAGCCCGCGGTCACCATCAAGCAGGTGGAGCAGTCGATCATCGACCAGGCGTTCGCGAACGGCTGGGTGCAGCCGCACCCGCCGGAGCGCCTCACCGGCAAGACCGTCGCCGTCGTCGGCTCCGGCCCCGCCGGGCTCGCCGCAGCCCAGCAGCTCACCCGCGCCGGCCACACCGTCGCGGTGTACGAGCGCGACGACCGCATCGGCGGCCTGCTGCGCTACGGCATCCCCGACTTCAAGATGGAGAAGAAGCACCTCGAGGCCCGTCTCACGCAGATGATGGCCGAGGGCACCCGCTTCCGCGCCGGCATCGAGATCGGCGTCGACATCGCCTGGGACGAGCTGCGTGCACGCTACGACGCCGTCATCGTCTGCACCGGCGCGACCGTGCCGCGCGACCTGCCCATCCCGGGCCGCGACCTCGACGGCGTGCACTTCGCCATGGAGTACCTCGTTCAGCAGAACAAGGTCGGCGCGGGTGACGACCTGCTCGGCCAGATCGACGCCGAGGGCAAGCACGTCGTGGTGCTGGGCGGTGGCGACACCGGTGCCGACTGCATCGGCACCGCACACCGTCAGGGTGCTCTCTCGGTGACCAACCTCGCCATCGGCAAGCAGCCGCCGGCAGAACGGCCCGAGACACAGCCCTGGCCGATGTTCCCCAATCTGTTCGAGGTCGCGAGTGCGCACGAGGAGGGCGGCGAGCGCAAGTTCCTCGCCTCCACCGTGGAGTTCCTCTCGAACGAGTCGGGCGAGGTGCGCGCCATCCGCGTCGCCGAGACCGAGTACCTCGACGGGCGCCGGGTTCCGAAGGCCGGTACCGAGTACGAGATCCCCGCCGACCTGGTGCTGCTCGCACTCGGGTTCACCGGCGCGGAGTCGGAGCAGCTCGACGGCCAGCTCGGCACCCGCTTCGAGCGGGGCGCCATCGAGCGCGACGGCGACTACCAGAGCACCGTGCCGGGTGTCTTCGTCGCCGGCGACGCCGGTCGCGGCCAGTCGCTCATCGTCTGGGCGATCGCCGAGGGCCGCGCAGCGGCATCCGCCGTCGACCGCTACCTCGAGGGTTCGACCGAGCTGCCGTTCCCGGTGAAGCCCACCGACCGCGCCATCTCGGTCTGA
- a CDS encoding PaaI family thioesterase: protein MEVFGYRGIGALAERMGIEFLELSAERSVARMPVEGNTQPLGLVHGGAYVVLAESLGSTAANLHAGPTKVAMGIEINASHSGSATSGWVIGTCTSIHLGKSLATHQIEVDDENGRRLSTIRITNIIKDRRPNQTFESK from the coding sequence ATGGAGGTCTTCGGCTACCGCGGCATCGGCGCTCTCGCCGAGCGCATGGGCATCGAGTTCCTCGAGCTCAGCGCCGAGCGCTCCGTCGCGCGCATGCCTGTCGAGGGCAACACACAGCCACTCGGGCTGGTGCACGGCGGCGCGTATGTGGTGCTCGCCGAGAGCCTCGGGTCGACGGCGGCGAATCTCCACGCCGGCCCCACCAAGGTGGCCATGGGCATCGAGATCAACGCGAGCCACTCGGGTTCGGCGACCAGCGGCTGGGTGATCGGCACCTGCACGTCGATCCACCTGGGCAAGAGCCTCGCCACGCATCAGATCGAGGTCGACGACGAGAACGGCCGCCGGCTCTCGACGATCCGCATCACGAACATCATCAAAGACCGACGGCCGAACCAGACCTTCGAGTCGAAGTAG
- the pyk gene encoding pyruvate kinase, translated as MRRAKIVATLGPATSTYDTIRAIIDAGVDVARMNLSHGSYDVHEAVYKNVRQAADDSGRAVAVLVDLQGPKIRLGKFENGPYDLAEGDIFKITIDDIIGNKEISSTTFKGLPDDVKPGDPLLIDDGKVALRVLETDGTVVTTVVEVPGAVSNNKGINLPGVAVNVPAMSEKDVADLRWGLNLGADYIALSFVRDAADVVDVHRIMDEEGRRVPVIAKIEKPQAVDNLEEIIDAFDGIMVARGDLGVELPLEAVPIVQKRAVELSRRMAKPVIVATQVLESMISSPRPTRAEASDCANAVLDGADAVMLSGETSVGEFPVITVQTMARIIESTEEHGLERIPELGTKPRTQGGAVTLAAAEVGDFVGAKFLCVFTESGDSVRRMTRLRSTIPILGFTPLPGIRNRMSLSWGVQSYLVPRVKHTDELMVQVDDVLLGLGRAQLGDKVIVISGSPPGVAGTTNDMRVHVIGSAHNPLKPETFDT; from the coding sequence ATGAGACGCGCGAAGATCGTCGCAACACTCGGGCCGGCAACGTCGACCTATGACACCATCAGAGCCATCATCGATGCCGGCGTCGACGTCGCTCGCATGAACCTCAGCCACGGCAGCTACGACGTGCACGAGGCCGTCTACAAGAACGTGCGCCAGGCCGCCGACGACTCCGGACGGGCCGTCGCCGTGCTGGTCGACCTGCAGGGCCCGAAGATCCGCCTCGGCAAGTTCGAGAACGGCCCCTACGACCTCGCCGAGGGTGACATCTTCAAGATCACCATCGACGACATCATCGGCAACAAGGAGATCTCCTCCACCACGTTCAAGGGCCTGCCCGACGACGTGAAGCCGGGCGACCCGCTCCTCATCGACGACGGCAAGGTCGCGCTGCGCGTGCTCGAGACCGACGGCACCGTCGTCACCACGGTCGTCGAGGTTCCCGGCGCGGTCTCGAACAACAAGGGCATCAACCTGCCCGGCGTCGCCGTGAACGTGCCCGCCATGAGCGAGAAGGACGTCGCCGACCTCCGCTGGGGCCTCAACCTCGGTGCCGACTACATCGCGCTGTCGTTCGTGCGCGACGCCGCCGACGTGGTCGACGTGCACCGCATCATGGACGAGGAGGGGCGCCGCGTTCCGGTCATCGCGAAGATCGAGAAGCCGCAGGCGGTCGACAACCTCGAGGAGATCATCGACGCCTTCGACGGCATCATGGTCGCCCGTGGCGACCTCGGGGTGGAGCTCCCGCTCGAGGCCGTGCCGATCGTGCAGAAGCGCGCCGTCGAGCTCTCGCGCCGCATGGCCAAGCCCGTCATCGTCGCCACGCAGGTGCTCGAGTCGATGATCTCCTCGCCCCGACCCACCCGCGCCGAGGCGTCCGACTGCGCCAACGCGGTGCTCGACGGCGCCGACGCGGTGATGCTCTCCGGCGAGACCAGCGTGGGAGAGTTCCCCGTCATCACCGTGCAGACCATGGCCCGCATCATCGAGTCGACCGAGGAGCACGGCCTCGAGCGCATCCCCGAGCTCGGCACGAAGCCCCGCACCCAGGGCGGCGCGGTCACGCTCGCCGCCGCCGAGGTGGGCGACTTCGTCGGCGCGAAGTTCCTCTGCGTGTTCACCGAGTCGGGCGACTCGGTGCGCCGCATGACGCGCCTGCGCAGCACCATCCCCATCCTCGGCTTCACGCCGCTGCCCGGCATCCGCAACCGCATGTCGCTCAGCTGGGGCGTGCAGTCCTACCTGGTGCCCCGCGTCAAGCACACCGACGAGCTCATGGTGCAGGTCGACGACGTGCTGCTCGGCCTCGGCCGCGCCCAGCTCGGCGACAAGGTCATCGTCATCTCCGGCTCCCCTCCCGGGGTCGCCGGCACCACGAACGACATGCGGGTGCACGTCATCGGCTCGGCGCACAACCCGCTGAAGCCGGAGACGTTCGACACCTGA
- a CDS encoding ANTAR domain-containing response regulator, whose product MTDQEPTTAVPRRVVVAEDESLIRLDIVEILRDNGFEVVGEAGDGETAVALATELRPDLVIMDVKMPQLDGISAAERLSKDHIAPVVLLTAFSQKELVERATEAGALAYVVKPFTPNDLLPAIEIALSRYAQIITLEAEVADLVERFETRKLVDRAKGLLNEKMGLTEPEAFRWIQKASMDRRLTMHDVAQAIIEQLSPKK is encoded by the coding sequence GTGACTGACCAAGAACCAACGACAGCAGTGCCCCGCCGCGTAGTGGTGGCCGAAGACGAATCGCTGATCCGCCTCGACATCGTCGAGATCCTGCGCGACAACGGGTTCGAGGTCGTCGGCGAGGCAGGAGACGGCGAGACCGCCGTGGCCCTCGCCACGGAGCTGCGTCCCGACCTGGTCATCATGGATGTGAAGATGCCCCAGCTCGACGGCATCTCGGCGGCCGAGCGGCTGTCGAAAGACCACATCGCCCCCGTCGTGCTGCTCACCGCCTTCAGTCAGAAGGAGCTCGTCGAGCGCGCCACCGAGGCCGGCGCGCTCGCCTACGTGGTGAAGCCGTTCACGCCGAACGACCTGCTGCCCGCCATCGAGATCGCCCTCTCGCGCTACGCCCAGATCATCACGCTCGAGGCCGAGGTCGCCGACCTGGTGGAGCGCTTCGAGACCCGCAAGCTCGTCGACCGAGCGAAGGGCCTGCTCAACGAGAAGATGGGGCTCACCGAGCCCGAGGCGTTCCGCTGGATCCAGAAGGCGTCGATGGATCGCCGGCTCACCATGCACGACGTGGCGCAGGCCATCATCGAGCAGCTGTCGCCGAAGAAGTAG